From the genome of Nicotiana sylvestris chromosome 1, ASM39365v2, whole genome shotgun sequence:
TATGATGAGCCTCTCctatactgaaagtatgtgctgcactttTTTTCCATTCgtccagtttttgtcccaatttaatttttctagcaaggtttttaacgaggcagcaaCGGAAAGCATACTACGAAGGAAGCTTCAGCAGTAGAAATAAGACCTTTAAATTACAAGGCACACAAGTAAAGAACCACTACGGAGCGGTTAGATAGTCTTTTGCTAGGTATCAAAGTTGCTACCGGGAAGTAAAAATTTGCTGTCTAACAAATATTAACCAACCATTCACAAGTGCAAGCCACTGAGGGGATTGTTAGATAATATTTGGGTCTATAGCATAAATTCCTAAGGGAAAGTGAAGTTTTCTATCGAATTGAAAATTATCTAGCAATTCACTAGTGGAGTCCACAAAACTTCCAGTGTTCAAATTCACATTCTAACACTAGGGGGAATGATATGAGGATACGGAAATAAGATTGCCACACTGACTGGAATAAAAAACCTTGAAACGTAGTTGTATCATCGGGATCGGGGATTGCGTAGCCAgccccgtagaaacaagttgtacaagttagctacaagaaataaaaatttctttttagttctacgaatgcttatgtacttttgaaaatggagggaataaaataaagtccttttatttttatcttgtttcttgtctgaaCGATGGATTGAATTTATCATTTGAAAGtcaaacaagtacttcaaatgctagtgccgTAATGACCAGGATatgtcctcttcaagagcaccatAAATATAAGAGGCCCATCCCTTATAAAATCATCACATTAAAGGGTTGATTTCAGAAGAAATTATTCCAGGGATCCAAATAATACCGGGAAAAAATACACCTGAAGCCTCGCATATCTCGACGCGAAACACTTACGAGAATACTTAAACGAAAAGGACGCAAAGAGTAAAACTTGCGCAAATACTTAAACGAAAAGTATGCAAAGAGAAAAACTTGCACGGTAGTTGAACGAAAAAGTTCTTCTATTCACAATAAATGTGCCAAACAACACAAATACAAATATAtgagaaagaagagaaagaaaaaaactaAGATACCACATCTCTGAAACCCGGAGGAAGAGAAACATCTGCGCCCCTAGGGGAAGTGGGAAGATCTGCCGCCGGCTCAATATCTTGACCTTCACCATTTTGGCCTTCATCATCATCACTTTCCGATTCTTCTTTAGCTCCTGAAAACTCAGAATAGGAATTAGAAGAGTTGGTTGCATCAGGTCGAGATGGAAGACCTTTTTTAGTAGTTGACTCTAGCTCACGGGCCTTAGCGATTTCGACATCAAAGTCAATGATACCCactttggcctcttccaaggtttttaTCCTTATGATGTACATAGAATATGTTTTCTCAACAATGAGGGAAGTCGCTCGGCGCTGAAGTTCTTCTTTAAGCCAGTCGATATTAGCGAAAAGGTTATCCCGCGTGAATCTAGTGGACCGGAGGCTAACATCAAGGTCTCGGACAATGGAGCTGAAAATATTGTGCTCAATGGTCCTCATATGCTTCTCCTCCAACCGGGCAAACTATGTCTCGACAACAGTAACTTCTTTAGTCTTAGAGTTAAAGGCTGCCTCCAAATTGTTCAATCGTTCAGCGGAGTAATCCTCACGATCAGATGCAGCAAGAATGATATTGTGTCCTTAACTGGGCCACCTCATGGCTAAAAGTTACTACTTTTTGTTCTCTTTGATGCAACCGAACCTCCAACTCAATGTCCTCATCAGCTTGTGCTTCCAATTCTGAGAGGCGAGCAGTAGTTTAGTCTCGCTCGACCAAAAGTTGATCCCGCTTGGAGGTATGTTCCTCCTTATCATGAATCAGCTTTTGAAGGCCCTCGGAAGCAAGGAAGTTGGCCtgcaaaacaaaaatacaaataaccTTTCCATATCAAAGATAGAAGAAACAATAGAGGAAACAAAAGCTCTATCACTGCTACATTGTGCATGGCACTGTTCAACAAACGCTCTCGAGACAGAGTCTGTATTTTATCCCTATCATTTTCTAAAGCCAAAGTCTTTAGATAGTTAGCAAGTTACACTGGCCGAGATAGCAGATGGTAGCCGATAGAGACCAAAAGGGTGACGCTCCTCCTCCTTTGGGGATCTTCGGAGGGGACAACATAATTCtgccccaaattcccatgaacTGGGGACTTGGAAGAGGGACACCCCCCTCTCGGGCAATTACGTCCAGTAGAGATGATGTAGCACTTGTTGGTGGCGAAGGCAGAGTGGGAGAAAAAGGAGATGAAGTTGATGGCATTGTAGGCTGAGAAGCAGTTGCGGTGAACGCAATGCTAGTTGGTGGTTGTTTATCAATCGAAGATGGAAGGGACCCGGTACTCAGCCTCATGGTACCGGTCATGGAGATTGGGACTCGGAAGCAAGAGTTAGCATCTTTCAATACATTATACTCTTCTCAAAGTGCCGAGGTATGGTCCTCGGTTGGCGTACCTAGCTCAACAGATTGAGAATTTTGTGGAGTTGATGAAGGTCGTCGTCTATGTAGGGAAGCCCCCTCATACTGGCTCCTCCATCATCGTCAATCATCATGGTGTCTATGGTTGGCTTTGGCGTGACAGTCATCATCAAAGCATCCGAAGACGGCTCGGGCGTGGCTCTCTTTGCCTTTTATTATTTCCCTCGACCGCGGGGGAATGTGTcctttttggttgcttgttctccgGCCGAGGACTTCGAGAAGAAAAACTTGCACCAAAAGTAGGCCTGGAGATACCTGTTCAGGTAAAAGCCTCCTGCATCAGTCTCTCCGCGTCAGCAAGATTAGCCAAAATGTCCTCCTCGGGGACGACAACTGAACCCTGGGGTAGACCTAAATTCAACAAGTGAATGCTTTCTTACacgaaaggaaaaaaaatatgagttcaacctaccatgatttttggccttccacccatATTTAAGGGCTAGTTTTTTCCACGTATGGATCTCGGGGGTAGTGATATCCAAACTCTTTTGGACCCACTGATCCAAGCCTTTGACCCTCGGTTCGGGGTGTGCATttgatttatcgattcgattttgacccttatcgataattatttatcgatttgtacatatgcttattgttatcgtttcaataaggtttcgattttttgaTTTtaatttatcgatttttggggcttatcaattcggttatcgattacaccaataagaaaatttgcgggattccaccaaatgtatgccaccaacactccaacggtataaaaagataatataataaaatacatcatcacgcctaattctgttttccattaatttgaacttcatagttcattcccttgagctttaaatatgatcattccttaaatgtggcAGAGGAAATAATAGGGTAGGGATTTAGGGTAAAagaaagggtattatagaataaaggtaattttttttgtctttttagtatatcttatcggtttatcgataaaccgataactgaagaggacaaaatcgaaatcgataactcgaaaataaaaatttcgaaatcgaaatcgaaattGATAAAGTGATAAACCGATATCGacaaaccgataacaaataatcgattcgatttatcgataaacagATTTGAATGCACACCCCTACCCTCGGTGGAGTCCATCGAGTTGCTGAAATAAGTGAAAGAAAGGTCAGTAACAACACTGGGTGATCTTTAACTAGAAGACGAGACAAATAATGAACTTACGAGTACGATTCTATAATTCCGGAAAGGATGGAGCGGTGGCTGAAATGAGGTCCCTGGTGGCAACTGCAAAGAACCGTTCCATCCATCCATACTAATTATCATCATCCATGCTGGTTAGCAGAGCATGATGGCCACGTTTGCTGAAATTTATCATTCCCTCATGGAAAATCTTGGGGGAATAAAGGTTCATTAATCGAGCCAGGGTTAGCTCCTCTACCGTCTCCTGGCATAGCAGCCCGAGACAAGCAACTATTCTCCACATAGAAGGACTTACTTATTCCAGGCATACCTGGTAGCGGATGCAGAACTCCACGATGACGGAGTCAAGCTCCCCACTTAGAGAGAACAACTCTAAAGTGAAGGGATACATATAAAAATATGTGAAACCCTTCTTGGGTAAGGTTATCCGCTCCGTCAGGTCAGGAGCGGTGATGTTTAAATCATGGCAATGGCAGTCTTTCTTCACAACAGATATGCTGAAAGGACGGATGGAAGAAGGATACATGCCAAAAGCCCACGTGCGAGGGTTAGCAGAAGGATACTTCTCATCGAAGTCTTTGGGTATGACAAGACTTCTTGGGATAATGGTGCTCACCGTAGGAGGAACAACATCATCTTTGCGTTTGTTCTTTGAGGAACTAGAATTTCTAGAAGAAGAATCCATTGTTATTAGAAGAGAGAAAGGGGTTTTTTCTGAAGAAAAAGATTAGAGAAAGTTGAAGACAAGTTCGAGTGGAGTAATGAGAGTTTGAGTAAGTTTGGAAAATTATGAAGTGTAAATAGAGAAGTTTGATGTGTATAAGTAAAGGAATAGACGGCTGTAATCGTGGTCAAAATTACCTCAATAATCGGCAAAAGTGGTATTGTATCGTGGGATGACGCATATTTGGGGCATTAAATGCGAAGAGATATGCGTCTAATCAGCCGTCATAAATTTTAAGAGGGGGTTAGAGAATTTCCTGCCAAGAAAGGTTTTTCTACCAACTTTTCGGTGACACAAAGTTATGACGGAAAGCAGAGGGACTATCTTTATAGGATAAAATATATTCATATTTAATGATCGCATGAGAAAGCGACACATGGAGTCGAAGACAGAAGACAGTCTGGTCCAAAGGCAACGATCTTGTTTGTTACCAGAGAGAATGATATtcacaaaggcaaaataaatgCCTGCCACTCGAtagcattcaatgaagaatattttACAGCATTAAGTGCACGGTCCGTTACAGAGAATATGACATTCACTGCCTACCGTTGcacattcttcaatggccctcataattgtcatttaagaggagtttgatcctaggaccttgttccctaagtgtagctataaatagtgagctctacCATCATTGTAAGGACTGTAATTTTCTGACAAGCATACACTATACTCTGTTCAAAGCTCAATAACAATTTACTTTCTTGCTTATTTATATTGCTCTTACTACCTCCGAAAGCTTTATTCTGGTGCTCAAGATCTCTATTGTCTTATCTCGATTTTAACGCTAAGTCTTACATTTTTGTCTAATTCATTTATCATTTTATGATCAAATCGATTCATTTGTCtgtaaaccacgtataaatttaactgtaccgttttacgggtaaacataTATTATTTTCGAGTCAAATATAGTCGGTATATATGCAAAGGGGCAGAGCTAGGTGAGCGGAAGGGGTTAagccgaatatatatatatattgaacttCTTTAGGTGTTTCGcgtgtttattttttaaattctcaTGGTAAAAATCCTTCTTCCGCTACTGTTATTGAATGTTATATTCTCAATTAGAGACGTCGTTTTACATGTTATCAAGTACAAAGATGCCAAATGGAGTAAGAAGGAAGCAAACACTGGTAACCGAGATGAATGGTGATATATTGTAAGAATCATAAATAGAAGAATAAACGAAGAGAATATATAAAAGAGAATAAAGGCAAAAAAACGTTAAATagcacaagaaaagaaaaaagaaaaaggaaacgaAGACAAAAACAACAAATAGAAAGTCTAAGGGCTCAAATACAATAAGAACAAAATTACAAACACCATAACGCAAAAAACCCAAAAACATTCTAGTTCGTAAATCAAGAAATCATGCTTTACctctaataataaaataaaactctCTTTGTTAACCATATTTTTGGTTTTGCTTTTTCTCATTTGCTTCTTAAATACGTCTCGATTTGCAACCCAAAATTTAGTGTCAACAGCAAAGGCAAGGGGGCCTTCATGTCCATAAGGCTCTAGGGTTCAATATAtgttccctttcttctttttcctctttctgCTTCAACATGTCCAGCTAGCTCTTCATAGGTATTATATTCTTTTTCTCCTCTCTTatgtttcatttctttttttaaaaaaaatcattcaATTTGTTCAAAGTTACAGTCTTTTTGGAGAATTTTGGAGTTTGTTGCCTAGGATCTAATTCTTGGTATTGAATTTGATCTTGGTTTGCTGTTTTTATGCATGAAATTCGATGTTCTTGAGGTTTCTGTTATTTCCCTGTCTGAATTTGAGGTGGGTTTTGGTTTTGGTTCGGAATTGTAACCGTTCAAACGGTTAAAAAGGTCCTTATTAATAGTACTTAGCTTTTTGCTGAAATTATGGTGTGTAATCTTGTTTCTGTTTTTGtgttctttttgaaattttgggatTGCAATATGGGGACCTGGAAATGCTGTTTTTAatccattttttttgttttgtcaacTGATTGGTCTTTTTCCTGTTTGGTATTATGTAAATTGCAGTGGTTGAAGGTATTTTAATTCTGAGTTGAGCTGATTTTAAGATTCCGAGGAGGTTTTATTTAGGATATAGAAATAGATTCTGAGGAGGTTTTGTATATTGGATTACAATGCCTTCTTCAGATAGTCATGGTTCTTCGATGCCGTTTGCCTCGTTCCGTCGTTCAATTTTGAGTATTAGAAGTGAACAACAGGTTCATTCCCTGGAGTTGAACCATGATTCTAATGTCCAGGAGATTGAGCAGGAAGCATTTCAAAAACTAGTGTCCACTCGATTTCAGGAACTCTCGGTTGCTTCTGCTGATGAATTCCTTTCCATTGCATGGATTCGCAAGTTGCTAGATGCGTTTACCAGTTGTCAGGAAGAGTTCAGAATCCTCTTGTGCAACAATAAGGAACTCCTCTTGAAATCGCCTCAAGATAAGCTTCTGTCTGACTACTTTGATAGAACTATAAAAGCACTTGATATTTGCAATGCAGCCCGTGATGGGATTGGTAAGATTCGTCTCTGGCATAAGCATTTGGAAATTGTGGTTTCCGCATTGGATTCTCGACAAAAGATGATTGGCGAAGGTCAGCTCCGCCGGACTAGAAAGAGTCTGATGGATTTGGCTCTTGTGATGCTAGAAGAGAAAGAAGCTGGATCTGTTTTTTCTCAGAGGAACCGTTCTTTTGGACGCCATAATAAGACCAAGGATCACCAGCGTCGTCCTTCTGGGCACTCAAGATCTCTATCTTGGAGCGTGTCTCAATCTTGGTCAGCATCTAAACAGCTCCAGTCAATTGCAAGCCACTTGGTTGCTCCCCGTGGAAATGAAATAGCTGCAACGAATGGGATAGCGAGCCTTATATTTACAATGAACTTTATTCTCCTGTTTGTACTGTGGGTTCTTGTTGCTGCAGTCCCTTGTCAGGATCGGAGCCTCCAAATTCATTTTGCTATACCAAGGCAATTTTCATGGAGCAATCCCCTTTGGTTGCTTCATGGTAGGATAATGGATGAAGCTAAGAAGCCAGAACGCCGCAATTCAAATGGATTGTTGAAGGAAATTCATCAGCTTGAGAAATGTGTCCATCAATTGACTGACTTGATAGACTCTGCTCAGTTACCGTGGACAGACGATCAGATGGAAGAAGTTAAAGTGGGTGGTCAAGATCTATCAGCAGTCTGTGAAGTTCTAAAGACTGGTCTTGATCCACTAGAACGCCATTTAAAGGAAGTATTTAGAAAAATTATGAGTTGCCGGGCCGAGGGTCTTGAACTCCTGGGAAGTGCAAATCAGCCTTAGCGTTTATGTTGGACTACAGCTTCTAACAAAATGAAATTTCATATACATCCCTATTTTGGTTATGCTGGTATTAAGGAAGTAAAAAAAAGGATACATATCTAGCAACTATGTTTTAAGCAGGTAACTGTTTGTATGTACGAGAAGTATACCATATGTAAAACCAGTttccattttcatttttctgGATTGTGATggcttattttttcattttttttcctttctctgGGAGGGGGTGGGGATGGTGTTTTATCATGATTATACTTTTATTAAATGATGCTATTTATTTGTTGTATCTCCTTAGTGACATGCATATTAACTGATGAATAAGGCAGCAATCCTTGTATTTGTCAATGACAGAGAAATTTGAGCTTGAGATAAGAATTAACAGTTTCAAGTTCATAATGTCTTTTCAATTGGCCTTATTCTCTTTTCATGTGATATTTATTTTAGATTAAGGCGTATCTTTCTGGTAGTATGTTCTACCAAATCCTCATTTGTTTTGTGCCATATACGGAAATTCATCTAACAGTCATTTTGGCCCAGCAGAAATTTCCATCGTTACATGGTGCACTCTCAACTAGAATCCATTAACGGAAAGACTGGAAGTTATGTATATAGAATTTTAGCAGTAAGAAATGCAAGATTTTAGGCTATTTTACCACCTCCTTGTTTGTGTGATTGTATCTGTGAGTATTCTTGGCTATTTATTTCCAGCAGTAATCAAGTGATATATACCCTTGCACTTAAGCATAACTTAAGCATGCAGCATTCAGTGTGATAGTGGTGTTTTTTCTTTGTCAATTTGATTATAGTGAATCCACACTAGTCACTCAATACGAAGgagagccttggcgtaactggtaaagttgttgtcatgtgaccaagAGATCAAGGGTTCGAGCCGTCGAAATAACCTCTTAGCAGGGTAAGGTTGCATAcaatagactcttgtggtccggCACTTCTCCGGACCCCGCCTAGCGGGAGCTTAGTACATCGGGATGCCCATAGTAGTTACTTGGTAAAAGGTTCTGAATTGAATTTACTCCTTTGTTACCTTTGCAGCAGTCAGTCATACTTGTATTTGTTTTAGCCTCACTTGATACAGTTACTTGGTTTACTATATTTATGCATTGCAATTCCCATTCTATATTTTGGCTGAAGAAATAAGGCAACTGTCTCTGCAATTTGGAATTCCTGTCATGTTACAATATCTGCAGGTTAAGTTACCTCTTATCTGGGACATTTACTGTCAGTGGATGTTGGATTGTTGCCTCTGCACTGGGCAACATAACACTCAAGAAAGCAACTCCTGAATATTTCATGTTACCTTAATAATAATTGACATACCTTACCTCAATTTATGCTGAAGTTGACACCCTTGTTTTATTgtcttcatttattttattttatttttggttcAAACTGACGttcattaaataattaattatcttCTGCCAGACTCACATGTTTGCAGCATGAAGTCATCCCACATGTCAATAAGATGGGTTGCACATTAAATTTGAGCAGTAATTGCTGGCCCCTCCTAAAGTCCTAAACCTTGGTCTATCTAGAGGGGGTTAGAATTCCATGTGACAACAGCCTGGAGCAAGGCACATAAAAATTGTTAAATTGGAGCATGACTATAATGAGTTTTAATTTATGGTTTATACAGTAAACTAACATCTTAGACAATTAATGAGTAGTTAATAAAACTTGGAGTTCtccgtctatttttatatttgtGAAGCACTCTGAACTAATGACTACCAAAATGAGCTTAGGTATGCATGTTTTATATTCAAAATTATTGGTGGAAAGTTAAGGATCAGAGCAAAAGGATAAGAGAGAAATTAAAATCTTGTTAATATTGAATTGTTGAAATTTTCCGAATTCTGATATGACTTTTGTCAGACATGATGCAATTTGttaaattggaaattttatgaacaaacactgatttcgaaaaaaagtgaaCTTTTTTTGGCAAAATCTTCCATcaaattttatgtccaaacgggcactAGAGCAAATCTTGGTTTTGAGATATTTCCACATTACTCTCCAACAAATTTCTTGACATGTTTGGCATAAGAAAAAAGAACTAATACACACTGGCGATAAAACTTCTATATATTCTAAGACGAGGTAAGTGTATCATATCGTATTTCTAGCAATTTGAATCTTTGGAAAGTGGTTATATAATTGAACACATTAAGAACAAAAAGTATTAATTGAAATAAGTGTTACAAACCAAAGAGAGCTGGTTATATGCATGGATCAATGTGAACTTTCTTAttcaagagagaatggagagtgAATCAAATTATAACGTATGGCACTACTGTAGTCGGTGTAAACTTGCTTTGAGAAAAAAAAGAGGTTTTTTACCTTTTCGATAAAAATGATACATAAGCAGTCTTACTCTTCTATCCGCAATACACAGTAGAAAGAAGTCGTGCAACTATATTCAACAGTTAAGTAGAGAGCGCAATTGAATTAGCCATCATGCCCTAACTGCTCaaacttttaaataaaatgatcACAATTCAATAATAGGAGGTGAGTTTGATTGTTTGACAATTTGAAATCCACTACAAATATGACAATCTACGAAAAGAACCGTAAACTGCTAAAAATGCAGTACTTCCAAGCTATTCTATCAACGTACACACtgcccttcccagaccccacttgtaagACTATACTggatcattgttgttgttgttggagtgTAATAAATTGGTATTGAGCTTTTTTTACTTTTAGCCCGCGACAACAACTATATATATTCggtagccgaaaaagtatataaaatttatgtaattTTTGCCTATAGCATACaaaatgtgtgtatatatatatatatatataatttttcgactattattttgaAAGCAGCTATACAGTGTCATTTCCCCGTCGGTATTTGCTAAGCCCA
Proteins encoded in this window:
- the LOC104232349 gene encoding protein BYPASS1-LIKE-like, whose protein sequence is MPSSDSHGSSMPFASFRRSILSIRSEQQVHSLELNHDSNVQEIEQEAFQKLVSTRFQELSVASADEFLSIAWIRKLLDAFTSCQEEFRILLCNNKELLLKSPQDKLLSDYFDRTIKALDICNAARDGIGKIRLWHKHLEIVVSALDSRQKMIGEGQLRRTRKSLMDLALVMLEEKEAGSVFSQRNRSFGRHNKTKDHQRRPSGHSRSLSWSVSQSWSASKQLQSIASHLVAPRGNEIAATNGIASLIFTMNFILLFVLWVLVAAVPCQDRSLQIHFAIPRQFSWSNPLWLLHGRIMDEAKKPERRNSNGLLKEIHQLEKCVHQLTDLIDSAQLPWTDDQMEEVKVGGQDLSAVCEVLKTGLDPLERHLKEVFRKIMSCRAEGLELLGSANQP